A genomic region of Papaver somniferum cultivar HN1 chromosome 7, ASM357369v1, whole genome shotgun sequence contains the following coding sequences:
- the LOC113297793 gene encoding RING-H2 finger protein ATL13-like: MITKMKWVFSHRHVLSPSQQPFLLLSESTTTSSSPPPPVLVTNNSFDVGNKISPSVLLIIIILAVIFFISGLLHLLVRFLFRPTIRDPEDSDNVTALQGQLQQLFHLHDAGVDQSYIDTLPVFFYNAIMGIKKYPFDCAVCLCEFEDDDKLRLLPKCSHAFHLECIDTWLLSHSTCPLCRGSLLPDFSPSDNCSPLVYVLESGSESSREISTDHRDATAITTSVEGRTSSNLGIHRENESGASCNNISKKFSEILVKDDVVPVVGSVRLDEKVVSVKLGKFRNVDVVVGGGGEGSTSTTNNSKIDSRRCFSMGSFEYVMDETSALQVSIRPLARKDTSKKQMKPGYRSTMSECDGNSCREGFKGFEPLKNTEIHDVNNKKIFKENSVQRSKNESFSISKIWLRTKKEKPSSIGDSSRRASSFRFALGRSNVADELKMKQHNNNNNNNNNTSSRTSSEIDMGRWDHCVSELDDEEVGSRNSLDSQSNLPSFARRTLLWLGGGGRQNKVVHSSPNV, from the coding sequence ATGATTACAAAAATGAAGTGGGTTTTTTCTCATAGGCATGTCCTTTCTCCATCTCAAcaaccatttcttcttctttctgaaTCAACTACTACATCTTCAAGCCCACCTCCGCCAGTTCTTGTTACTAATAATAGTTTTGATGTAGGAAACAAAATTAGTCCCAGTGTTTTACTTATAATCATCATTCTTGCAGTTATCTTTTTTATATCTGGTTTACTTCATCTTCTAGTTAGATTTCTGTTTAGACCCACCATTAGAGACCCTGAAGATTCAGACAATGTAACAGCTCTACAAGGACAACTACAACAACTGTTTCATCTACACGATGCTGGTGTGGATCAATCTTATATAGACACACTTCCTGTTTTCTTTTATAATGCTATAATGGGTATCAAGAAATATCCATTTGATTGTGCTGTTTGTTTATGTGAATTCGAAGATGATGATAAACTTAGATTACTACCAAAATGTAGTCATGCTTTTCATCTTGAATGCATTGATACATGGCTTTTATCTCACTCTACTTGTCCACTATGTAGAGGCAGTTTACTTCCTGATTTCTCTCCGAGCGATAATTGTTCTccacttgtttatgttcttgaatCTGGTAGTGAGAGTTCCAGAGAAATATCAACAGATCATAGAGATGCAACTGCTATTACTACTTCTGTTGAAGGAAGAACAAGTTCCAACTTGGGTATTCATAGAGAAAACGAATCAGGGGCTTCTTGTAATAATATTTCCAAGAAATTCAGTGAGATACTCGTGAAAGACGATGTGGTTCCCGTCGTTGGGTCGGTTCGGCTGGATGAAAAAGTTGTTTCTGTCAAGCTTGGGAAGTTTAGGAATGTGGATGTTGTtgtaggaggaggaggagaaggtaGCACGAGTACTACTAATAACAGTAAGATTGATTCTAGGAGGTGTTTCTCGATGGGGTCTTTCGAGTATGTGATGGATGAAACTTCAGCTCTGCAGGTTTCTATTAGACCTCTTGCAAGAAAAGACACCAGTAAGAAGCAAATGAAGCCAGGTTATAGGTCTACCATGTCAGAATGTGATGGTAATTCATGTAGAGAAGGATTTAAAGGATTTGaaccattgaagaacactgaaattcatgatgtcaaCAATAAAAAGATATTCAAGGAAAATTCAGTGCAAAGGAGCAAGAATGAAAGCTTTTCAATCTCAAAAATATGGCTTAGAACAAAGAAAGAAAAGCCATCATCGATTGGCGATTCTTCTAGAAGGGCCTCTTCGTTTAGGTTTGCGCTGGGACGTTCAAATGTTGCTGATGAGTTAAAGATGAAgcaacataataataataataataacaacaacaataCTAGCAGCAGGACTAGTTCAGAGATCGACATGGGAAGATGGGATCACTGTGTCAGTGaattagatgatgaagaagtaggAAGCCGGAATAGTTTGGATTCGCAGTCGAATTTGCCATCTTTTGCTAGAAGGACATTGCTTTGGCTTGGCGGTGGTGGAAGACAAAATAAGGTGGTTCACTCATCTCCTAACGTTTGA